The proteins below are encoded in one region of Citrobacter enshiensis:
- a CDS encoding XapX domain-containing protein, giving the protein MKEILFSSGVSLGPGMFFTLLRLPIPVPNVLPGILSSVFMYIGYQVVQFFIS; this is encoded by the coding sequence GTGAAAGAAATATTATTCTCTTCCGGTGTCAGTTTAGGTCCTGGTATGTTTTTTACGTTGTTACGATTACCCATTCCTGTACCAAATGTGTTGCCGGGTATTTTATCTAGTGTGTTTATGTATATTGGTTATCAGGTGGTGCAGTTTTTTATTTCCTGA
- a CDS encoding Nramp family divalent metal transporter, with protein MTDDRVESSSGRAARKLRLALMGPAFIAAIGYIDPGNFATNIQAGASFGYQLLWVVIWANLMAMLIQVLSAKLGIATSKNLAEQIRDHYPRPVVWFYWVQAEIIAMATDLAEFIGAAIGFKLILGISLLQGAVLTGIATFLILMLQRRGQKPLEKVIGGLLLFVAAAYIVELIFSQPNLAQLSKGVIIPSLPNSEAVFLAAGVLGATIMPHVIYLHSSLTQHLHGGSRQQRYSATKWDVAIAMTIAGFVNLAMMATAAAAFHFSGHTGIADLDQAYLTLEPLLSHAAATVFGLSLVAAGLSSTVVGTLAGQVVMQGFIRFHIPLWVRRTVTMLPSFIVILMGLDPTRILVMSQVLLSFGIALALVPLLLFTSDRSLMGDLVNTSWVKYLGWLIVILVVALNIWLLVGTALGL; from the coding sequence ATGACAGACGATCGCGTTGAGAGTAGCAGTGGACGGGCAGCGCGCAAGTTGAGGCTCGCATTAATGGGACCTGCGTTCATCGCGGCTATCGGATATATCGATCCCGGTAACTTTGCGACCAACATTCAGGCCGGGGCCAGCTTTGGGTATCAACTGCTGTGGGTGGTCATCTGGGCCAACCTGATGGCGATGTTGATCCAGGTGCTGTCGGCCAAACTCGGTATTGCTACCAGTAAAAATCTCGCGGAACAGATTCGCGACCACTACCCGCGTCCTGTGGTCTGGTTCTACTGGGTTCAGGCCGAAATTATCGCCATGGCGACCGATCTGGCGGAGTTTATCGGCGCGGCCATCGGCTTTAAACTCATTCTCGGCATCTCGTTATTGCAGGGGGCGGTACTGACCGGTATTGCCACGTTTTTGATTCTGATGCTGCAACGCCGTGGGCAGAAACCACTCGAGAAAGTGATTGGCGGATTGTTGCTCTTTGTGGCGGCAGCTTACATTGTGGAGTTGATTTTCTCCCAGCCGAATCTGGCGCAACTGAGTAAAGGGGTGATTATCCCGAGTTTACCCAACTCTGAAGCCGTCTTCCTGGCGGCCGGGGTTCTGGGGGCGACGATCATGCCGCACGTTATTTATCTGCACTCTTCTTTAACTCAGCACCTGCACGGCGGTTCGCGCCAGCAGCGCTATTCGGCAACCAAATGGGATGTGGCTATCGCGATGACTATCGCGGGGTTTGTGAACCTGGCGATGATGGCGACAGCCGCCGCGGCTTTTCACTTTAGCGGCCACACCGGCATTGCCGATCTTGATCAAGCCTATTTAACACTGGAGCCGTTGCTCAGCCATGCCGCCGCCACCGTTTTCGGGTTGAGCCTTGTGGCTGCGGGGCTCTCCTCTACCGTGGTGGGAACCCTGGCAGGGCAGGTCGTGATGCAAGGGTTTATTCGCTTTCATATTCCTCTGTGGGTACGCCGTACGGTCACTATGCTGCCGTCGTTTATTGTGATTCTGATGGGGCTTGATCCGACGCGTATTCTGGTTATGAGCCAGGTACTGCTCAGCTTTGGTATTGCGCTGGCGCTGGTGCCTTTACTGCTTTTCACCAGCGACCGTTCCCTGATGGGTGATTTGGTCAACACCTCGTGGGTAAAATATCTGGGATGGCTGATTGTCATACTGGTTGTCGCGCTGAACATCTGGCTGCTGGTCGGTACGGCACTGGGATTGTAA
- the nupC gene encoding nucleoside permease NupC, whose amino-acid sequence MDRVLHFVLALAVVAVLALLVSHDRKKIRIRYVIQLLVIEVLLAWFFLNSNVGLGFVKGFSEMFEKLLGFANEGTNFVFGNMNDKGLAFFFLKVLCPIVFISALIGILQHIRVLPIVIRAIGFLLSKVNGMGKLESFNAVSSLILGQSENFIAYKDILGKMSRNRMYTMAATAMSTVSMSIVGAYMTMLDPKYVVAALVLNMFSTFIVLSLINPYRVEASEEDIQMSNLHEGQSFFEMLGEYILAGFKVAIIVAAMLIGFIALIAALNALFAAVLGISFQGILGYIFYPIAWVMGVPANEALQVGSIMATKLVSNEFVAMMDLQKIASTLSPRAEGILSVFLVSFANFSSIGIIAGAIKGLNEEQGNVVSRFGLKLVYGSTLVSVLSASIAALVL is encoded by the coding sequence ATGGACCGCGTCCTTCATTTTGTCCTGGCCCTCGCCGTCGTTGCAGTGCTCGCGCTGCTGGTAAGCCATGACCGTAAAAAAATTCGTATTCGTTACGTTATTCAGTTACTCGTCATTGAAGTATTACTGGCCTGGTTCTTCCTGAACTCGAACGTCGGTCTGGGCTTCGTAAAAGGCTTCTCCGAGATGTTTGAAAAACTGCTCGGGTTTGCCAATGAAGGGACAAACTTCGTCTTTGGCAACATGAACGATAAAGGTCTGGCGTTCTTCTTCCTGAAAGTCCTTTGCCCTATCGTCTTTATTTCTGCGCTGATCGGTATTCTCCAGCATATTCGCGTCCTGCCGATCGTTATCCGTGCTATCGGTTTCCTGCTCTCCAAAGTCAACGGTATGGGCAAACTGGAATCCTTTAACGCCGTGAGCTCCCTGATTCTGGGACAGTCCGAGAACTTTATTGCCTATAAAGATATTCTTGGCAAAATGTCGCGCAACCGCATGTACACCATGGCAGCCACGGCGATGTCCACGGTTTCCATGTCTATCGTCGGCGCTTACATGACCATGCTGGACCCGAAATATGTGGTTGCTGCGCTGGTTCTGAACATGTTCAGCACCTTTATCGTGCTGTCTCTGATCAACCCGTATCGCGTTGAAGCCAGCGAAGAAGATATTCAGATGTCCAACCTGCACGAAGGCCAAAGTTTCTTCGAAATGTTGGGTGAATACATTCTGGCTGGTTTTAAAGTCGCGATTATTGTTGCCGCAATGCTGATTGGTTTCATCGCCCTGATTGCCGCACTGAACGCGCTGTTTGCTGCCGTACTGGGTATCTCCTTCCAGGGCATTCTGGGTTACATCTTCTATCCGATTGCCTGGGTAATGGGTGTTCCGGCGAACGAAGCGCTGCAGGTGGGCAGTATTATGGCGACCAAGCTGGTTTCTAACGAGTTTGTTGCGATGATGGATCTGCAGAAAATCGCCTCAACGCTTTCTCCGCGCGCTGAAGGTATCCTGTCTGTCTTCCTCGTTTCCTTCGCTAACTTCTCTTCTATCGGTATCATCGCAGGCGCAATCAAAGGCCTGAATGAAGAGCAAGGCAACGTGGTTTCCCGTTTTGGTCTGAAGCTGGTGTATGGCTCTACGCTGGTCAGCGTACTGTCAGCGTCTATCGCTGCACTGGTTCTGTAA
- a CDS encoding EAL domain-containing protein, giving the protein MPVMHNMLKNIRKFTLALALSVIAIQFSRLISPLAVVDSSSIYLAWLPLCVVYSVLFLFGRHGIAPVVLGMMLTNQWNFHLPFAQAAVLLFCQLFFVLGMCALVRWQIGSRWRYRLPDKNIWVRVFWLGGVAPIGIKVMMHLAGRYLDYPVEISTFFGTATAIYTIVDVLSLISAALIFTLFFYFPMRMIANPRYARLFWRREVVSRIRKKNRLYIMGWLMVLSALLGVMCTPYHADYVAGYLVPVFFIVFTLGIGKFSYPFLNLSWAVSALALLTYNKNFLQGVVSAYSLAFILSVLISFSICMLYMARMYQRGEWLNRRWQSQALTDPLTQLPNLRALEKFLGNESGQSVCCLRMENLEFLSRHYGMLMRVHCKKSIFRALQPLLLEKESVFQLPGSELLLVLTGPETEARLQHMVNLLNSRKIHWNNTGLDMEYGASWGTFDGRQETLQPMLGQLSWLAEQSCTHQQVLALTNSLEVASGQTTERVLLLQKIRSALESDDLVLYAQPIYDAQGKGYHEILARLRSDDGLMMPDQFIPLITRFNLSARFDLQVVEALLKWLSVHPSQQKGARFSVNLMPLTLMQKEISLHIIRLFKRYQIAPESVIIEITEEQAFSNSESSVQNIEHLRKFGFRIAIDDFGTGYANYERLKRLKADIIKIDGCFVKDIVTDSLDAMIVKSITDMAKAKSLSVVAEFVETPEQQALLFSLGVNHLQGYLIGRPSPLAELQA; this is encoded by the coding sequence ATGCCAGTGATGCATAACATGTTAAAAAACATAAGAAAATTTACTCTGGCTTTAGCGCTTTCCGTTATTGCGATACAGTTTTCTCGTTTGATTTCCCCGTTAGCCGTTGTTGATTCCAGCTCTATTTACTTAGCCTGGCTGCCACTGTGTGTCGTTTATTCCGTACTGTTTCTCTTTGGCAGACACGGTATTGCGCCAGTCGTTCTCGGCATGATGCTGACCAATCAGTGGAATTTCCACCTGCCGTTTGCACAGGCAGCGGTTCTGTTGTTTTGCCAGCTCTTTTTTGTGTTAGGGATGTGCGCGCTGGTGCGCTGGCAAATCGGCTCGCGTTGGCGATATCGACTCCCTGACAAAAATATCTGGGTGAGGGTGTTCTGGCTGGGGGGGGTTGCTCCCATTGGGATCAAAGTCATGATGCACCTGGCCGGGCGTTACCTGGATTACCCGGTAGAGATTTCAACCTTTTTTGGTACTGCGACGGCTATTTACACGATTGTCGACGTTTTAAGTTTGATTTCTGCCGCGCTGATTTTCACTTTATTTTTCTACTTTCCCATGCGGATGATAGCGAATCCGCGTTATGCGCGCTTGTTTTGGCGCAGGGAAGTCGTATCCCGTATTCGCAAAAAGAATCGACTCTATATCATGGGTTGGCTGATGGTGCTGTCGGCGTTGTTGGGGGTGATGTGTACGCCGTACCATGCTGACTATGTTGCAGGTTACCTTGTCCCGGTGTTCTTCATTGTTTTTACGCTGGGTATCGGCAAGTTCAGCTATCCATTTTTGAATCTCAGTTGGGCTGTCTCAGCGCTTGCCTTACTGACGTACAACAAAAATTTCCTGCAGGGAGTGGTATCAGCCTATTCGCTGGCTTTTATTCTCTCCGTACTGATTTCTTTCAGTATTTGTATGCTTTACATGGCGCGGATGTACCAGCGTGGAGAATGGCTTAATCGGCGCTGGCAGTCGCAAGCACTGACGGATCCGCTCACCCAATTACCCAATCTTCGGGCGCTGGAGAAATTCCTCGGTAACGAGTCCGGGCAGAGTGTGTGTTGCCTGCGCATGGAAAATCTGGAGTTTCTGAGCCGTCATTACGGCATGCTGATGCGCGTTCATTGCAAGAAGTCGATATTTCGCGCCTTACAGCCGCTGCTGTTGGAAAAAGAGAGTGTCTTTCAACTGCCGGGTAGCGAGCTGTTGCTGGTACTGACAGGGCCGGAGACCGAAGCCAGATTGCAGCATATGGTCAACCTTCTCAACAGTCGAAAAATCCACTGGAATAATACCGGACTGGATATGGAGTATGGCGCGTCCTGGGGGACGTTCGATGGCCGGCAAGAAACATTACAACCTATGCTCGGGCAACTGAGCTGGCTGGCGGAACAATCCTGCACGCACCAGCAGGTTCTGGCGCTGACGAATAGTCTTGAGGTGGCTTCCGGGCAGACGACCGAGCGGGTATTGCTACTGCAAAAAATACGTAGCGCCCTGGAAAGCGACGATTTGGTTTTGTATGCACAACCGATTTATGACGCGCAAGGGAAGGGCTACCATGAGATTCTGGCGCGGCTGAGAAGTGATGACGGCCTGATGATGCCTGACCAGTTTATCCCCTTAATTACCCGCTTTAACCTCAGTGCGCGCTTCGACTTACAGGTGGTGGAGGCGTTGCTGAAATGGCTCTCTGTGCATCCTTCACAACAGAAGGGGGCGCGTTTTTCCGTCAATTTGATGCCGCTAACGCTGATGCAGAAAGAGATCTCGCTGCACATTATTCGTCTGTTCAAACGTTATCAGATAGCGCCAGAAAGCGTGATCATTGAGATTACGGAAGAACAGGCTTTTTCTAACTCAGAGAGTAGCGTGCAGAATATTGAACATCTGCGTAAATTCGGTTTCAGGATAGCTATCGATGATTTTGGGACCGGGTACGCCAACTATGAACGTCTGAAACGGTTGAAAGCCGACATTATCAAGATTGATGGTTGCTTCGTGAAAGACATTGTGACTGATTCCCTGGATGCCATGATCGTCAAATCCATCACCGATATGGCAAAAGCAAAGTCTCTGAGCGTGGTGGCTGAATTTGTCGAAACCCCGGAACAGCAGGCGCTTTTATTCAGTCTTGGCGTGAACCATCTGCAGGGTTACCTGATTGGGCGGCCCAGTCCGCTGGCAGAATTGCAGGCATAA
- a CDS encoding LysR family transcriptional regulator, whose amino-acid sequence MERVYRTDLKLLRYFLAVAEELHFGRAAARLNMSQPPLSIHIKELEQQLGTLLFIRHSRSVALTHAGKVLMEESRRLLASANQALARVEQIGRGEAGRIELGVVGTAMWGRMRPSMRLFLKQNPNVEVVFREKSPGMQMALLERRELDAGIWRMAVEIPDGFTRLRLHESAFLVAVPEDHPLASYTAVPLEALRNEYFVTLPSVHSDWAFLQKVCQNAGFSPMIVREVVEPQTVLAMISMGIGITLMADGYAQMNWPGVVFRPLEEPIPADLYIVYEQQQATPALEKLVSALTA is encoded by the coding sequence ATGGAACGTGTTTATCGTACAGACTTAAAGCTGTTGCGTTATTTTCTCGCCGTTGCTGAAGAGCTCCATTTTGGACGGGCTGCTGCCCGTCTGAATATGTCACAACCTCCTTTAAGTATTCACATAAAAGAACTGGAACAACAACTCGGTACGCTGTTATTTATCCGTCATTCCCGCAGTGTGGCATTAACACATGCAGGTAAAGTATTGATGGAGGAGTCACGTCGTCTGCTGGCCAGTGCAAATCAGGCGCTGGCAAGGGTTGAGCAGATTGGACGGGGCGAGGCAGGGCGCATTGAGTTAGGGGTTGTAGGTACGGCAATGTGGGGCAGAATGCGGCCTTCAATGCGTCTGTTTTTAAAGCAGAATCCCAATGTTGAAGTCGTGTTTCGCGAAAAATCGCCAGGGATGCAAATGGCGTTGCTGGAGCGCCGTGAACTGGATGCCGGAATTTGGCGGATGGCGGTCGAGATACCAGACGGATTTACCCGCCTGCGTTTGCATGAATCCGCATTTTTGGTTGCAGTTCCCGAGGATCATCCGCTGGCTTCCTACACTGCGGTGCCTCTTGAAGCATTACGCAATGAGTATTTTGTTACTCTGCCTTCGGTGCATTCTGACTGGGCATTTCTACAGAAGGTGTGCCAGAACGCCGGATTCTCACCGATGATCGTGCGCGAGGTTGTGGAGCCTCAGACGGTGCTGGCGATGATCAGTATGGGGATTGGCATTACGCTGATGGCGGACGGTTACGCTCAAATGAACTGGCCAGGCGTTGTATTTCGCCCGCTGGAGGAACCTATCCCGGCTGATTTGTATATTGTCTACGAGCAGCAACAGGCGACACCGGCGCTGGAGAAGCTGGTTAGCGCACTGACAGCGTGA
- the gltX gene encoding glutamate--tRNA ligase produces the protein MKIKTRFAPSPTGYLHVGGARTALYSWLFARNHDGEFVLRIEDTDLERSTPEAIEAIMDGMNWLSLEWDEGPYYQTKRFDRYNAVIDEMLEAGTAYKCYCSKERLEALREEQMAKGEKPRYDGRCRHGHEHHAEDEPCVVRFANPQDGSVIFDDQIRGPIEFSNQELDDLIIRRTDGSPTYNFCVVVDDWDMEITHVIRGEDHINNTPRQINILKALNAPVPVYAHVSMINGDDGKKLSKRHGAVSVMQYRDDGYLPEALLNYLVRLGWSSGDQEIFTREEMIKLFSLGAVSKSASAFNTEKLQWLNHHYINTLAPEYVATHLQWHIEQENIDTRVGPQLAELVKLLGERCKTLKEMAQSCRYFYEDFAEFDADAAKKHLRPVARQPLEVVRDKLTAISDWTAENVHHAIQATADELEVGMGKVGMPLRVAVTGAGQSPGLDVTVHAIGKSRSIERINKALAFIAERENQQ, from the coding sequence ATGAAAATTAAAACTCGCTTCGCGCCCAGCCCGACAGGATATCTGCACGTCGGCGGTGCGCGTACTGCTCTTTATTCCTGGCTTTTTGCACGTAATCACGACGGTGAGTTCGTGCTGCGTATTGAAGACACCGATCTCGAACGTTCCACGCCGGAAGCTATTGAAGCCATTATGGATGGCATGAACTGGCTGAGCCTGGAATGGGACGAGGGTCCGTACTACCAGACAAAACGCTTTGATCGCTATAACGCGGTGATTGATGAAATGCTCGAAGCAGGGACCGCATATAAATGCTACTGCTCTAAAGAGCGTCTGGAAGCGTTGCGTGAAGAACAAATGGCGAAAGGCGAGAAGCCACGCTACGACGGCCGCTGCCGCCATGGTCACGAACATCATGCGGAAGATGAACCGTGCGTGGTGCGTTTTGCCAACCCGCAGGATGGTTCCGTTATTTTTGACGATCAGATCCGTGGCCCGATCGAATTTAGCAACCAGGAGCTGGACGATCTCATTATTCGCCGCACTGACGGCTCTCCGACCTACAACTTCTGTGTGGTTGTCGATGACTGGGATATGGAGATCACCCACGTTATCCGTGGTGAAGACCATATCAACAACACTCCGCGCCAGATCAACATCCTCAAAGCGCTGAATGCGCCAGTGCCGGTTTATGCACACGTGTCCATGATCAACGGTGATGACGGTAAAAAGCTCTCCAAACGTCATGGCGCGGTAAGCGTGATGCAATACCGTGATGACGGTTATCTGCCGGAAGCGTTGCTGAACTATCTGGTCCGTCTGGGCTGGTCCAGCGGTGACCAGGAAATCTTTACCCGTGAAGAGATGATCAAGCTCTTTTCTCTGGGTGCGGTGAGCAAGTCTGCCAGCGCGTTCAATACTGAAAAACTGCAATGGCTGAACCATCACTACATTAATACTCTGGCACCGGAATATGTGGCGACTCACCTGCAATGGCACATTGAGCAGGAAAACATCGACACCCGCGTTGGCCCGCAGCTGGCTGAACTGGTGAAATTGCTGGGTGAGCGTTGTAAGACCCTGAAAGAGATGGCGCAAAGCTGCCGTTACTTCTACGAAGATTTCGCTGAGTTTGATGCTGATGCAGCGAAAAAACATTTGCGTCCGGTTGCGCGTCAGCCGCTGGAAGTGGTGCGTGACAAACTGACCGCCATCAGCGACTGGACTGCAGAGAATGTTCACCACGCTATTCAGGCGACTGCCGATGAGCTGGAAGTAGGTATGGGTAAAGTTGGGATGCCGCTGCGCGTTGCCGTCACTGGCGCGGGTCAGTCCCCTGGTCTGGACGTTACCGTTCATGCTATCGGGAAATCCCGTAGCATCGAACGTATCAACAAAGCGCTGGCGTTTATTGCTGAGCGTGAAAATCAGCAGTAA
- the ypeC gene encoding DUF2502 domain-containing protein YpeC yields MFRSLILAAALLAFTPLAANAGEITLLPSIKLQIGDRDNYGNYWDGGYWRDRDYWHHHYEWRQNRWSRHDNGYHRGWDKRKAYERGYREGWNDRDDHRGHGHGHGKKHHH; encoded by the coding sequence ATGTTCAGGTCACTGATTCTGGCGGCAGCCTTACTGGCTTTTACACCGCTGGCCGCTAACGCTGGCGAAATCACCCTGTTGCCATCAATAAAATTACAAATTGGCGATCGCGACAATTACGGTAACTACTGGGACGGCGGATACTGGCGTGACCGCGATTATTGGCACCATCATTATGAATGGCGCCAGAATCGCTGGTCGCGACATGACAATGGTTATCACCGTGGTTGGGATAAGCGCAAAGCTTACGAACGCGGATACCGTGAAGGCTGGAATGATCGCGATGATCATCGGGGTCATGGCCACGGTCACGGTAAAAAACATCACCATTAA
- the mgrA gene encoding L-glyceraldehyde 3-phosphate reductase: MAYRADENRYRTMEYRRCGQSGLKLPAISLGLWHNFGDTTQLENSRSLLQRAFDLGITHFDLANNYGPPPGSAERNFGRILQEDFLPWRDELIISTKAGYTMWEGPYGDWGSRKYLISSLDQSLKRMGLEYVDIFYHHRPDPETPLKETMKALDHVVRQGKALYVGLSNYPADLARQAIEILDDLGTPCLIHQPKYSMFERWVEGGLLSLLQEKGVGSIAFSPLAGGQLTDRYLNGIPADSRAASTSRFLNPEQITAEKLDKVRQLNALAARRGQKLSQMALAWVLRDDNVTSVLIGASKCAQIEDAIGMLANRHFSAEECAEIDAILNSAK; this comes from the coding sequence ATGGCTTATCGGGCTGATGAAAATCGTTATCGGACAATGGAATACCGCCGCTGTGGTCAGAGCGGATTAAAGCTCCCCGCGATTTCACTGGGGCTATGGCACAATTTTGGCGACACCACCCAGCTAGAAAACAGTCGCTCGCTCCTGCAGCGGGCCTTTGACCTGGGTATCACCCATTTTGATCTCGCCAACAACTACGGTCCGCCACCCGGCTCCGCAGAACGCAACTTCGGGCGTATTCTCCAGGAAGATTTTTTACCGTGGCGCGACGAGCTCATCATTTCCACCAAAGCGGGTTACACCATGTGGGAGGGACCTTACGGCGATTGGGGCTCGCGTAAATATCTGATCTCCAGTCTTGATCAAAGCCTGAAACGCATGGGGCTTGAGTATGTCGATATTTTTTACCACCACCGTCCCGACCCCGAAACACCCCTCAAAGAGACGATGAAGGCGCTGGATCATGTCGTGCGTCAGGGGAAGGCGCTTTATGTGGGGCTTTCCAATTATCCGGCAGACCTTGCGCGACAAGCTATTGAGATTCTCGACGATCTGGGAACGCCCTGTCTGATCCACCAACCCAAATACTCGATGTTTGAACGCTGGGTGGAAGGCGGTCTTTTATCGTTGTTGCAGGAGAAAGGTGTCGGGAGTATCGCGTTTTCACCTCTGGCAGGGGGGCAATTAACTGACCGCTATCTCAATGGTATTCCTGCCGATTCCCGTGCAGCCAGCACAAGCCGTTTCCTGAATCCTGAGCAGATCACCGCAGAAAAACTGGATAAAGTCCGCCAGTTGAATGCGCTGGCCGCGCGACGGGGACAGAAGCTTTCGCAAATGGCATTAGCCTGGGTACTACGCGATGATAACGTCACCTCCGTGCTGATTGGCGCCAGTAAATGCGCGCAAATAGAGGACGCTATTGGGATGCTGGCAAACCGCCACTTCTCCGCCGAGGAATGTGCAGAGATTGACGCCATCCTGAATAGTGCAAAATAA
- a CDS encoding YfeC-like transcriptional regulator produces the protein MFKERMTPEELANLTGYSRQTINKWVRKEGWATSPKPGVQGGKARLVHVNEQVREYIRSAERLTEGMAEPFPLAGDTSLETLLITLAKEMTPSEQKNFTSLLLREGITGLLQRLGIRDSK, from the coding sequence ATGTTCAAGGAACGGATGACGCCAGAAGAACTCGCGAATCTGACCGGTTACAGCCGACAGACCATCAATAAATGGGTACGCAAGGAAGGATGGGCGACATCACCAAAACCCGGAGTTCAGGGAGGCAAGGCACGTCTGGTTCATGTCAATGAACAGGTGCGTGAATATATCCGTAGTGCCGAACGCTTAACTGAAGGTATGGCGGAACCTTTTCCGCTGGCCGGTGATACTTCACTTGAGACTCTGCTCATCACACTCGCCAAAGAGATGACGCCTTCGGAACAGAAGAACTTTACGTCATTGCTCCTACGGGAAGGAATTACCGGTTTGTTACAACGCTTAGGGATCCGCGATAGCAAATAA
- a CDS encoding MerR family transcriptional regulator, translating to MKRLRSKMTTEELAECLNVAKQTVNRWIREQNWKTEKFPGVKGGRARLIHIDASVREFILNIPAFRKTPAFYQMEEPLAEYEHFAHSHAYRQIVDALDNMSSTEQEKLAQLLSREGIRGFLARLNIDESK from the coding sequence ATGAAAAGATTACGCAGCAAAATGACCACGGAAGAGCTGGCGGAGTGCCTGAATGTGGCCAAACAAACTGTTAACCGTTGGATCAGAGAACAAAACTGGAAAACAGAAAAATTCCCCGGTGTTAAAGGTGGTCGGGCAAGACTCATTCATATTGATGCCAGCGTACGGGAATTTATCCTCAATATTCCTGCCTTTCGTAAAACCCCTGCGTTTTATCAAATGGAAGAACCCCTCGCGGAATACGAGCATTTTGCTCACAGTCATGCGTATCGCCAGATTGTTGATGCGTTGGACAACATGTCCTCAACAGAACAAGAAAAACTGGCGCAGTTACTGTCACGTGAAGGTATTCGCGGCTTTCTCGCCCGCCTGAATATTGACGAATCTAAGTAA